From a region of the Arvicanthis niloticus isolate mArvNil1 chromosome 6, mArvNil1.pat.X, whole genome shotgun sequence genome:
- the Birc5 gene encoding baculoviral IAP repeat-containing protein 5, which yields MPRRRLFFRRRGLRGAALLACSQKAAGEDWRRDAPGVLCGAHPPAAFESRSGPSWGCDGAIMGAAVLPPTWQLYLKDHRISTFKNWPFLEDCSCTPERMAEAGFIHCPTENEPDLAQCFFCFKELEGWEPDDDPVEEHRKHSPGCAFLTVKKQMEELTVSEFLKLDKQRAKNKIAKETNNKQKEFEETAKTVRQSIEQLAALR from the exons ATGCCCAGAAGGAGACTTTTTTTCAGAAGGCGTGGCCTGCGGGGCGCCGCCCTCCTAGCCTGTTCCCAGAAGGCTGCGGGCGAGGACTGGAGGCGGGACGCTCCCGGCGTGCTCTGCGGCGCGCATCCTCCCGCGGCTTTTGAATCGCGCTCCGGGCCGTCTTGGGGTTGTGACGGCGCTATCATGGGGGCTGCGGTGCTGCCCCCGACGTGGCAGTTGTACCTCAAGGACCACCGCATCTCCACTTTCAAGAACTGGCCTTTTCTGGAGGACTGCTCCTGCACCCCAGAGCGG ATGGCGGAGGCTGGCTTCATCCACTGCCCTACCGAGAATGAGCCCGACTTGGCGCAGTGCTTTTTCTGCTTTAAGGAATTGGAAGGCTGGGAACCCGATGACGACCCTGT AGAGGAGCACAGAAAGCACTCGCCTGGCTGTGCCTTCCTTACTGTCAAGAAGCAGATGGAGGAACTAACCGTCAGTGAATTTCTGAAACTGGACAAACAGAGGGCCAAGAACAAAATT GCAAAGGAGACCAACAACAAGcaaaaagaatttgaagagactGCAAAGACTGTCCGTCAGTCAATTGAGCAACTGGCTGCCTTGCGCTGA